The following proteins come from a genomic window of Raphanus sativus cultivar WK10039 unplaced genomic scaffold, ASM80110v3 Scaffold1058, whole genome shotgun sequence:
- the LOC108828067 gene encoding tyrosine-sulfated glycopeptide receptor 1-like, which yields MIDEKMRSTKSICLLVRPVPMFLSLLIYVISISVFLLTVSEAVCNLQDRDSLLLFSTNVSSQVSPLHWNSSTDCCSWEGISCDDSQENRVTSILLPSRGLSGNLPSSVLDLPRLSRLDLSHNRLSGPLPQGFFSVLDQLTVLDLSYNIFNGELPLEANGSSRNFPIQTFNLSSNLLQGQILSGSVFLQGAFNLTTFNVSNNSFTGPIPSFMCTTSPQLTKLDFSYNKFSGDISGGLGRCLRLNSLRAGFNNLSGEIPKEVYNLSELEELSLPVNHLSGRIDDGITRLTKLTLLELYFNHLQGDIPKDIGRLINLRSLRLHINNLTGSVPVSLANCTKLEKLNLRVNRLGGTLSVDFSRFQSLSILDLGNNSFTGDFPSTVYSCRNMTAMRFAGNKLTGQISPQVLELKSLSFFTFSDNNMTNITGALSILQGCKNLSTLIIAKNFYDETIPSNEDFLASGAFPKLQIFGTGGSRLRGEIPAWLIKLKSVELMDLSQNRFVGSIPGWLGTLPNLFYLDLSYNLLTGELPKELFQLRALMSQKVYDATERTYLELPVFVTPNNITSNQQYNQLSSIPPAIYIRRNNLTGSIPVEAGQLKVLLHLELWGNKFSGSIPDELSNLTSLERLDLSNNNLSGRIPWSLTGLHFMSYFNVANNTLSGPIPTGSQFDTFPKSYFEGNPLLCGGVLQVSCTVAPQPYTNNQKVNTTVVLGLVIGIFFGISLILVMLALWVMSKRRVNPGDTENAEMEINSNASYSEVPPGSEKDISLVLLFGNSRYEVKDLTIFELLKATNNFSQANIIGCGGFGLVYKAVLDNGTKLAVKKLTGDYGLMEKEFKAEVEVLSRAKHENLVALQGYCVHDSARILIYSFMENGSLDYWLHENPDGPAQLDWPKRLHIMRGASCGLAYMHQICEPHIVHRDIKSSNILLDGSFKAYLADFGLSRLILPYRTHVTTELVGTLGYIPPEYGQAWVATLRGDVYSFGVVMLELLTGKRPMEVFRPKMTREIVAWVHQMRREEKPEEVFDPLLRESGGHEREMLRVLDIACMCVNQNPMKRPVIQQVVDWLNDVDAGNTNQSNREETEEEETK from the coding sequence ATGATTGACGAGAAGATGAGATCTACTAAATCCATTTGTCTccttgtgagaccagtaccCATGTTTCTCTCCCTCCTTATTTACGTTATTTCCATCTCTGTCTTCCTCCTTACAGTATCAGAAGCTGTCTGTAATCTCCAAGATAGAGATTCTCTCCTTTTGTTCTCCACCAACGTATCATCTCAAGTCTCTCCTTTGCATTGGAACTCATCCACTGATTGTTGCTCCTGGGAAGGAATCTCTTGCGATGATTCTCAAGAAAATCGAGTCACTTCGATTCTTTTGCCCTCTAGAGGACTCTCAGGCAATCTCCCGTCCTCTGTTTTGGATCTCCCTCGTCTCTCTCGTCTCGACCTTTCTCATAACCGTCTCTCTGGTCCTCTCCCACAAGGCTTCTTCTCTGTTCTTGATCAGCTCACGGTTCTTGATCTTAGTTACAACATCTTCAACGGTGAGTTACCACTCGAAGCCAATGGAAGCAGCAGAAACTTTCCAATCCAGACCTTTAATCTCTCCAGCAATCTTCTTCAAGGCCAAATCTTAAGCGGTTCTGTTTTCCTACAAGGTGCTTTTAATCTCACCACTTTCAACGTCAGCAACAACAGCTTCACCGGTCCAATCCCTTCCTTCATGTGCACCACTTCACCGCAGCTCACCAAACTGGACTTCTCTTATAACAAATTCTCGGGCGATATCTCTGGAGGGTTAGGCAGATGTCTGAGGCTAAATTCTCTTCGAGCAGGCTTCAACAATCTATCTGGTGAAATCCCAAAAGAAGTTTACAATCTTTCTGAGCTCGAGGAACTCTCTTTACCAGTCAACCATCTTTCAGGGAGGATCGATGATGGGATTACTCGTCTCACTAAACTGACACTGCTTGAGCTTTACTTCAATCACCTCCAAGGAGATATACCAAAGGATATTGGTAGACTAATCAATCTGCGCAGCCTCAGGCTCCATATCAATAACCTCACAGGTTCTGTTCCAGTTTCTCTCGCCAACTGCACCAAACTCGAGAAGTTGAATCTAAGGGTTAACCGGCTGGGAGGAACCTTATCGGTAGACTTTTCCAGGTTTCAGAGCCTCAGCATTCTGGACCTCGGAAACAATAGCTTCACCGGTGACTTCCCCTCTACGGTTTACTCCTGCAGAAACATGACGGCGATGAGGTTTGCAGGCAACAAGTTAACTGGACAGATATCTCCACAAGTACTGGAACTGAAGTCTCTGTCGTTCTTTACATTCTCAGACAATAACATGACGAACATCACAGGTGCTCTCAGTATTCTGCAAGGCTGCAAGAATCTGTCTACTCTCATCATTGCAAAGAACTTTTATGACGAAACAATACCAAGCAACGAGGATTTTCTTGCGTCAGGTGCATTTCCAAAGCTCCAAATCTTTGGTACCGGTGGATCTAGATTGAGAGGTGAAATACCAGCTTGGCTGATCAAGCTCAAGAGCGTAGAGCTTATGGACCTGTCACAAAATCGATTCGTGGGGTCGATTCCTGGTTGGCTAGGAACTCTTCCAAACCTTTTTTACTTGGATCTATCTTATAACCTTCTTACAGGAGAGCTTCCCAAGGAACTGTTTCAGCTGAGAGCACTCATGTCTCAAAAGGTATACGATGCAACAGAGAGGACCTATCTAGAGCTACCTGTTTTTGTAACGCCCAATAATATCACCAGCAATCAGCAATACAATCAGCTTTCCAGCATCCCACCTGCGATATACATCAGAAGGAATAACCTGACCGGGAGTATACCGGTCGAGGCCGGACAGCTAAAGGTTCTCTTGCACCTCGAGCTTTGGGGTAATAAGTTTTCAGGTAGCATCCCAGATGAATTGTCAAACCTCACAAGCTTAGAGAGGCTGGACCTGTCCAACAACAATCTATCTGGTAGAATCCCTTGGTCGCTCACAGGACTCCATTTCATGTCATACTTCAATGTTGCAAACAATACTCTCAGTGGGCCGATACCTACAGGGAGTCAGTTCGACACTTTCCCAAAATCATATTTTGAAGGAAACCCTTTGCTGTGTGGCGGCGTACTGCAAGTCTCCTGCACGGTTGCACCTCAGCCATATACAAACAACCAAAAGGTGAACACAACGGTTGTTTTGGGGCTTGTCATTGGGATCTTTTTCGGCATCAGTTTGATTCTGGTGATGCTGGCTTTGTGGGTGATGTCCAAGAGGAGAGTAAACCCAGGAGACACTGAGAACGCCGAAATGGAGATAAATTCTAATGCCTCGTATTCCGAAGTTCCTCCAGGTTCAGAGAAAGACATAAGCCTCGTCCTGCTGTTTGGAAACAGTAGATATGAGGTTAAAGACCTGACCATATTTGAGCTCCTGAAAGCTACCAACAACTTCAGTCAAGCTAATATCATCGGCTGCGGAGGGTTTGGTCTTGTCTATAAGGCTGTCTTGGACAATGGGACGAAACTTGCGGTTAAGAAACTCACCGGAGACTATGGTCTGATGGAGAAAGAGTTCAAGGCAGAGGTAGAAGTTCTGTCAAGAGCCAAACATGAAAACCTGGTCGCTCTACAAGGCTACTGCGTCCATGATAGTGCCCGGATACTTATCTACTCGTTCATGGAAAACGGAAGCCTTGATTATTGGCTTCATGAGAATCCAGACGGTCCAGCTCAACTGGATTGGCCTAAAAGACTTCACATTATGAGAGGAGCAAGCTGCGGACTAGCATACATGCACCAGATATGCGAACCGCACATAGTACACCGAGACATCAAGTCTAGCAACATCCTTCTGGACGGAAGTTTCAAGGCCTACCTCGCAGACTTCGGCTTGTCAAGACTCATCCTTCCATACCGCACCCACGTTACAACAGAGCTTGTGGGCACACTGGGTTACATCCCCCCGGAGTATGGACAAGCATGGGTAGCCACTCTGAGAGGCGACGTGTACAGTTTCGGCGTCGTGATGCTGGAGCTTCTCACGGGGAAAAGACCAATGGAAGTATTCAGACCAAAGATGACGAGAGAAATAGTGGCGTGGGTGCATCAGATGAGGAGGGAAGAGAAACCAGAGGAGGTGTTTGATCCGTTGCTGAGAGAGAGTGGTGGTCACGAAAGAGAGATGCTTCGTGTGCTTGACATAGCCTGCATGTGTGTGAACCAAAACCCAATGAAGAGACCAGTCATACAGCAAGTTGTGGACTGGCTTAACGATGTTGACGCGGGGAACACAAACCAAAGTAACAGAGAAGAAACCGAAGAAGAAGAGACGAAGTAA